The following are encoded together in the Actinoplanes sp. N902-109 genome:
- a CDS encoding ATP/GTP-binding protein, with protein sequence MDFASSERAGAHPKEITSAKIVVAGGFGVGKTTLVGAVSEIEPLTTEAQMTSAGQGIDDASKVPGKETTTVAMDFGRITMADDLILYLFGTPGQTRFWFMWDELIRGAVGAAVLVDTRRISDAFAPLDYFENRHLPYLVALNCFDGAPRYEPEEVREALAIAPNVPLMLCDARNRESVKAVLVGVVEHAMRTLVAEQGRGFPTPVG encoded by the coding sequence GTGGACTTCGCAAGCTCTGAGCGGGCGGGGGCGCATCCCAAGGAGATCACCTCCGCGAAGATCGTCGTCGCTGGTGGCTTCGGCGTCGGCAAGACGACGCTGGTCGGTGCGGTCTCCGAGATCGAACCTCTGACCACCGAGGCCCAGATGACCTCGGCCGGCCAGGGGATCGACGACGCGTCCAAGGTCCCGGGCAAAGAGACCACCACGGTGGCGATGGACTTCGGCCGGATCACCATGGCCGACGACCTGATCCTCTATCTGTTCGGCACACCGGGCCAGACCCGTTTCTGGTTCATGTGGGACGAGCTCATCCGCGGTGCGGTGGGCGCGGCTGTCCTGGTGGACACCCGGCGCATCTCCGACGCCTTCGCGCCGCTCGACTACTTCGAGAACAGGCACCTGCCGTATCTGGTGGCGCTCAACTGCTTCGACGGCGCCCCCCGGTACGAGCCGGAGGAGGTGCGCGAGGCACTGGCCATCGCGCCGAACGTGCCGTTGATGCTGTGCGACGCGCGCAACCGTGAGTCGGTCAAGGCCGTCCTGGTGGGCGTGGTGGAGCACGCGATGCGCACGCTGGTGGCTGAGCAGGGGCGCGGCTTCCCGACCCCGGTCGGCTGA
- a CDS encoding uroporphyrinogen-III synthase, producing the protein MTRKSVISSSALAEPAASLSGYTIGVTSDHRRDELAGLLENRGARVVLAPALRIVPIADDAELRAATRACLATPPDIVLVNTGIGMRGWLEAAEGWGLAEPLRTVLSGAYLVTRGPKARAAVRSAGLPDDWSPDGESYEEVVDHLTARGLTGLTVAMQLHGESQPEYTEGLQAAGARVIEVPVYRWAPPVDPAPLHRLVDLIAGRLVDAVTFTSAPAVGALLRAAGPEAEPVLAALRADVLAACVGPVTAAPLRKHDVPVVAPARARLSALVRTIVEELPKRALSIEVAGHSLTLRGHAAIVDGDLKPLAPAPMAVLRALASTPGRVLSRAALLRALPRGADEHAVEMAVARLRAGLGAPGVIQTVVKRGYRLPA; encoded by the coding sequence ATGACACGGAAATCCGTGATCTCCTCTTCGGCGCTCGCGGAGCCGGCGGCATCGCTGTCCGGGTACACGATCGGGGTCACCTCCGATCATCGCCGCGACGAACTGGCCGGCCTGCTGGAAAACCGCGGGGCCCGGGTGGTGCTCGCCCCGGCGCTGCGCATCGTGCCCATCGCCGACGACGCCGAGCTGCGCGCCGCGACCCGGGCCTGCCTGGCCACTCCCCCGGACATCGTGCTGGTCAACACCGGCATCGGCATGCGTGGCTGGCTCGAGGCGGCCGAGGGCTGGGGGCTGGCCGAACCGCTGCGCACGGTGCTGTCCGGGGCCTATCTGGTGACTCGCGGGCCCAAGGCGCGGGCCGCCGTACGCTCGGCCGGGCTGCCGGACGACTGGTCGCCCGACGGCGAGAGCTACGAGGAAGTCGTCGACCACCTGACCGCCCGCGGGCTCACCGGGCTGACCGTGGCGATGCAACTGCACGGTGAGAGCCAGCCCGAGTACACCGAGGGGCTGCAGGCCGCCGGGGCGCGGGTGATCGAGGTGCCGGTCTATCGCTGGGCGCCGCCGGTCGATCCGGCACCGCTGCACCGGCTGGTGGACCTGATCGCCGGGCGGCTGGTCGACGCGGTGACGTTCACGTCAGCACCCGCGGTCGGCGCGTTGCTGCGGGCGGCCGGCCCGGAGGCGGAGCCGGTGCTGGCGGCGCTGCGGGCGGATGTGCTGGCGGCGTGCGTCGGTCCCGTTACGGCGGCGCCGCTGCGCAAGCACGACGTGCCCGTGGTGGCTCCCGCCCGGGCCCGGTTGAGTGCTCTGGTCCGTACCATTGTCGAGGAATTGCCCAAGCGCGCCTTGAGCATCGAGGTGGCGGGGCACTCGCTGACCCTGCGCGGGCACGCGGCGATCGTCGACGGGGATCTGAAGCCGCTGGCGCCGGCGCCGATGGCGGTGCTCCGCGCCCTGGCCAGTACGCCGGGTCGGGTGCTCTCCCGGGCGGCCCTGCTGCGCGCGCTGCCGCGAGGTGCCGACGAGCACGCGGTCGAGATGGCGGTCGCACGGCTGCGCGCCGGCCTGGGCGCCCCCGGCGTCATCCAGACCGTGGTCAAACGCGGCTACCGACTGCCCGCCTGA